A single region of the Vicia villosa cultivar HV-30 ecotype Madison, WI linkage group LG4, Vvil1.0, whole genome shotgun sequence genome encodes:
- the LOC131597513 gene encoding uncharacterized protein LOC131597513: MKRYLLERGLLPGSDFKKAIKIEKVHTMNALLRKAQAFIDFEEGEAAAIKASRGNDAARSSNYENSGSRRGHEKRRDDRSHDAKERRGPAGRFNDYTPVNASREKILAECKNTDFKNSSIRPPKSNPARPGTDKSKYCKYHKSHGHLTKECIHLKDAIETLIKEGRLSKYPKKGEPSRRDDQRNSDEGNSPDNRPLQVALSVTRLEDFIPSVGETTAFSEWERFPTAMVVSNGGDPGSLTISSVKRKFDELLSANADLGPTLRKFKGKSDPITFYLEELPGGASNATIPLLVRARMANFDVRRVLVNEGSSIDIMYSHLFQTLQLDDSHLTPYVGSDLQGFNGATTKPWGRVATINADIEAARRIFDASVKGLQLIAPHPAPTRSQGP, translated from the exons atgaagaggtacctcCTAGAGCGAGGACTCCTCCCCGGAagtgacttcaagaaggccatcaAAATCGAGAAGGTGCACaccatgaacgccctcctccgTAAAGCTCAAGCCTTCATCGATTTCGAAGAAGGAGAAGCTGCTGCCATTAAAGCCTCGCGAGGCAATGATGCCGCCCGTAGTTCGAACTACGAGAACTCAGGTTCGCGACGGGGACATGAAAAGAGGAGAGATGACAGGTCACACGACGCCAAAGAGCGCCGAGGACCAGCTGGTCGCTTCAACGACTATACCCCTGTGAATGCTTCAAGGGAGAAAATCCTGGCCGAGTGCAAAAATACCGACTTCAAGAATTCcagcatcaggcccccgaagtcaaaccCCGCCAGGCCAGGAACtgacaagtccaagtactgcaagtaccacaagagtcacgggcatctAACCAAGGAATGCATTCACCTTAAGGATGCCATTGAGACGCTGATCAAGGAAGGTCGCCTTTCAAAATACCCAAAGAAAGGAGAACCTTCCCGGAGGGACGACCAACGAAACTCTGACGAGGGCAACTCGCCGGATAACCGACCTCTGCAAGTAGCCCTGTCCGTCACCCGTCTTGAGGACTTCATACCTTCGGTTGGAGAAACCACCGCATTTAGCGAATGGGAAAGATTCCCGACCGCCATGGTCGTCTCTAACGGCGGGGATCCTGGTTCTCTCACCATCAGCTCGgtgaagagaaagttcgatgaaTTGCTCAGCGCCAACGCAGACCTCGGCCCTACTCTGCGgaagttcaaaggaaaatcagatcCAATTACCTTCTACTTagaagaactgcccggcggagcttcCAACGCCACAATTCCCCTACTCGTCCGGGCTAGAATGGCAAATTTTGACGTCCGACGAGTCCTAGTCAACGAAGGCAGCTCgatcgacatcatgtactctcaCCTCTTCCAGACACTCCAACTGgacgactcacacctcactccTTATGTGGGTTCTGACCTCCAAGGCTTCaacggagccaccaccaaaccttggg gacgagtggccaccatcaacgccgacattgaagcCGCCAGAAGAATCTTTGACGCCTCCGTAAAGGGGCTGCAACTGATCGCCCCCCATCCAGCTCCAACAAGAAGCCAAGGGCCGTAG